The proteins below come from a single Pieris brassicae chromosome 1, ilPieBrab1.1, whole genome shotgun sequence genomic window:
- the LOC123712620 gene encoding neurogenic locus protein delta — translation MKNCIFIVVLACVTPAVLPAKYMLPKWKKQKSVQACELPAVQSEHSHYICDDKGEPKCLPGWQGDLCDVPICRKGCDPLQGYCKRPGECRCKMGFYGDRCNKCIPLPGCQHGYCNVSFECVCRDGWDGIFCSEPICRSDCHATRGFCESPGECRCRLGWAGPTCRACQPLPGCQHGYCDKPLECKCLPGYTGLLCQTPICSTGCHGERGYCRRPGECRCKVGWTGPTCSQCHSYPGCVHGTCNRPWECICKKGWGGMLCDEELNYCEKNLDTCKNGGKCQSLESNDGSFRCQCPPGISGKHCENIPENMTTPNSTDTTTESIVVEVSTKADDEDDDEEGSDDNETE, via the exons ATGAAGAATTGCATATTTATTGTGGTTTTGGCGTGTGTAACGCCAGCTGTGTTACCAGCTAAATATATGCTGCCAAAATGGAAGAAACAg AAGAGTGTTCAGGCGTGCGAGCTGCCTGCAGTGCAGAGTGAACACAGCCATTACATCTGTGATGACAAGGGAGAGCCGAAGTGCCTGCCGGGGTGGCAAGGTGATCTCTGCGACGTGCCCATTTGCAGGAAGGGATGCGATCCTCTTCAAG gTTATTGCAAAAGGCCAGGGGAATGTAGATGTAAGATGGGATTCTACGGCGATAGATGCAATAAGTGCATACCTCTCCCTGGATGTCAGCACGGTTACTGCAATGTGTCCTTCGAGTGCGTCTGCAGAGATGGATGGGATGGAATATTCTGCTCTGAAC CAATCTGTCGTTCGGACTGTCACGCGACCAGAGGATTTTGTGAGTCACCAGGGGAATGTCGTTGCCGGCTAGGGTGGGCTGGACCGACATGTCGGGCTTGCCAACCACTGCCCGGATGTCAACATGGTTACTGTGATAAGCCCCTTGAGTGCAAGTGTCTTCCAGGATACACAGGACTTTTATGTCAAACAC CGATCTGCTCCACTGGTTGCCATGGAGAGCGCGGCTACTGCAGACGTCCAGGAGAGTGTAGATGTAAGGTTGGGTGGACGGGTCCTACCTGTTCCCAGTGCCATTCGTACCCTGGCTGTGTTCACGGAACCTGTAACAGACCATGGGAATGCATTTGCAAGAAGGGATGGGGAGGAATGCTCTGTGATGAAG AGCTTAACTACTGTGAAAAGAACCTTGACACCTGTAAAAATGGAGGAAAATGCCAATCTCTGGAATCGAATGATGGTTCCTTCAGATGTCAATGTCCACCAGGCATAAGcggaaaacattgtgaaaaTATACCAGAGAATATGACTACTCCCAATAGCACTGACACAACTACTGAATCGATAGTCGTAGAAGTTTCTACTAAAGCTGACGATGAAGATGATGATGAGGAGGGCAGTGATGATAATGAGACTGAATGA
- the LOC123713411 gene encoding EEF1AKMT4-ECE2 readthrough transcript protein-like encodes MDAWQGEGDGMGPSVTRTGSALASTPTLKNGSDLRESGYLIAVGSRTARFRRKHKNKIMITFLFICLLLLLCLFITMTVLYVKQKRHRPEIVCESKECLRSAANLALSMDRSADPCYDFYQYVCGNWAEEHPRPDAYHSYDWFRDKQTKVYTVVRDFLSRNTSLQPKPVQQAKDLYASCMDTETLDKRGLKPIIKILEQLALPSHPSFLNITEMDYTNFTFDWVESVIQIKTQLSMDVLIGFDIVTDPKNSSVYRLIMGSPETTNPFPSMLNENKRKHRFKQENMIQRNLINARHAQKIDEDQEAEVYKMFYAHLIKLFLLDDDVRSNFTEAELDQLIVHTADAFYSMSVDMYELESDNSTNVDELYLNIPDYTVDDVQKYTDSIVEINNETFSPIWRRYLEGVFEISDVRLDFGNEKILISEPDLKYMSLMAAYLSKMPPVLIELFVWMKVVEVMAVHTSSELRALYERASEELQSGHMTLSRSLHCANAVNDLLGMAVSYAIVDQNFFNNTKPKIETMLNELKNALAHLVGVAKWMDDDTKLATYKKIVEMKTLVGFPDCSLNYGSLGAVLGHEITHGFDNFGRQFDKNGNLIPWWSNDTIKSFVNMTQCFVDQYSSFYVPQIGKHVDGKKTLGENIADNGGVKEAYAALKAHLRKTSPELKLAGFEYFTSEQLFFLSYGNLWCGVTTIEALKADMEDEHTPQHLRARGALQNNPDFAKTWHCPPGSPMNPNKRCIIF; translated from the exons ATGGATGCATGGCAAGGCGAAGGTGACGGAATGGGACCATCTGTTACAC GCACAGGTAGCGCCCTAGCATCCACACCGACGTTGAAAAATGGGAGTGACCTACGGGAATCTGGATACTTGATCGCTGTCGGTTCCAGGACTGCCag aTTCAGaagaaaacacaaaaacaaaataatgattacttttctatttatttgtcTATTACTTCTACTGTGCCTTTTTATAACAATGACTGTTTTAT ATGTCAAGCAAAAGCGCCACAGACCAGAAATAGTTTGCGAAAGTAAAGAATGTCTACGTTCAGCTGCCAATTTAGCATTGTCGATGGATAGAAGTGCTGATCCCTGTTATGATTTTTATCAG TACGTGTGTGGAAACTGGGCTGAAGAGCACCCTCGACCAGACGCATACCACTCGTACGACTGGTTCCGAGACAAGCAAACCAAAGTGTACACAGTAGTGCGAGACTTCCTGAGTAGAAATACCAGCCTTCAGCCAAAACCCGTACAACAAGCTAAGGATCTTTATGCATCTTGTATGGACACAG AAACCTTAGATAAACGCGGTCTGAAAccgattattaaaatattggaaCAATTAGCGCTACCTTCACATCCGTCCTTTTTGAATATAACGGAAATGGATTAcactaattttacatttgactgGGTTGAAAGCGTGATACAAATAAAGACACAACTAAGTATGGATGTTCTCATAGGTTTCGACATAGTAACAGATCCAAAGAATTCATCAGTTTATAGACTTATAATGGGGTCTCCCGAAACCACAAATCCATTTCCAAG catgttaaatgaaaacaaaCGTAAACACAGATTTAAGCAGGAAAATATGATTcaaagaaatttaataaacgcgAGACACGCTCAGAAAATTGATGAAGACCAAGAAGCAgaagtatataaaatgttttacgcacatcttataaaattgtttcttcTTGATGATGATGTAAGATCAAATTTTACTGAAGCGGAACTGGATCAACTTATTGTTCACACCGCTGATGCATTTTATTCTATGAGTGTAGATATGTATGAG CTTGAATCAGATAACAGTACAAACGTAGATGaattatatctaaatatacCTGACTATACCGTTGACGATGTCCAAAAATATACAGACTCTATAGTCGAAATCAATAACGAAACGTTTTCACCTATTTGGAGGAGGTATCTCGAAGGAGTATTTGAAATAAGTGATGTTAGACTAGATTTTGGAAACGAGAAAATATTGATATCAGAACcggatttaaaatatatgtcacTTATGGCTGCATACCTTTCGAAGATGCCTCCCGTTCTGATTGAACTCTTCGTTTGGATGaag GTCGTAGAAGTAATGGCAGTGCACACTAGCTCAGAGCTCCGAGCTTTATATGAACGAGCTTCGGAAGAGCTTCAGTCTGGACACATGACATTGTCACGCAGCCTTCACTGCGCAAACGCTGTTAATGACTTACTTGGAATGGCAGTTTCTTATGCGATTGTGGATcagaacttttttaataatactaaaccgaag ATTGAAACAATGTTAAACGAGTTAAAAAATGCCCTAGCGCATTTAGTCGGAGTTGCCAAGTGGATGGATGATGACACTAAACTGgccacatataaaaaaatagtcgaAATGAAAACCCTTGTAGGTTTCCCAGATTG CTCCTTAAACTATGGCTCCTTGGGAGCTGTTCTCGGACACGAAATAACTCATGGATTTGACAACTTTG GTCGACAATTTGATAAGAACGGCAATCTAATACCATGGTGGTCGAACGACACAATtaaatcatttgtcaatatgACCCAATGCTTCGTGGATCAGTATTCTTCATTCTACGTTCCCCAAATTGGGAAACAT gTTGATGGTAAAAAGACACTAGGCGAGAATATAGCAGATAATGGTGGCGTGAAAGAGGCGTATGCAGCTTTAAAAGCACATTTGAGAAAAACCAGCCCTGAATTAAAACTAGCGGGATTTGAGTATTTCACTTCAGAGCAACTCTTCTTCTTGTCATATGGCAAT CTGTGGTGCGGAGTAACAACAATAGAAGCTTTAAAAGCAGATATGGAAGATGAGCATACGCCGCAGCATTTACGAGCTCGAGGAGCTTTACAGAATAACCCAGACTTTGCCAAGACATGGCACTGTCCCCCTGGCTCTCCAATGAATCCTAACAAGCGTTGTATCATCTTTTAG
- the LOC123712560 gene encoding fibroin heavy chain-like: MASVHIFMVLLLGSTLVLSKEIEQKAKVSELLENGIKDEPSGKPVKRGIISGGHGYISSGISHGIGYGGGLGYGGGIGIGNGLGSGVAIGSGIGSGIGSGIGIGSGIGIGSGIGIGSGIGVGSGIAVGSGIGSGIALGGSGIAVGGGAIAAGPAVAVAAAPAVAVAPAPAVQTSVSVQPNPVILRQEIPRYITRTITHNVQVPVQVPVQVPVDRPVPVPYRVSVPVPVDRPVPVIHKVPVEITRQVPVYYERKVPYPVKVPVSVPVPYPVTVEKQVPVDRPVYINRQVPVPYPVHVDRPVSVPVPVQVDRPVPVPQPVVVDRPVAVPHPVVVDRPVAVQTQVAVPVSTGLSLGAGIGQGISLGSGVGLGGGYSSGVGLGGGYSSGVGLGGGYSSGVGLGGGYSSGVGLGGGYSSGLGLSGGYGSGVSLHGGYGSGLGSYASSYGSYGSLGSIGHSYSSIGHSIH; the protein is encoded by the exons ATGGCTTCGGTACACATATTCATG GTACTCCTACTCGGGAGCACTCTAGTACTGAGTAAGGAAATAGAACAGAAAGCAAAAGTATCTGAGCTTTTAGAAAATGGAATCAAAGATGAACCATCCGGTAAACCAGTTAAAAGAGGAATCATTTCCGGCGGACACGGATATATTTCAAGCGGCATTTCTCACGGAATCGGTTATGGTGGTGGATTAGGCTACGGTGGCGGTATCGGCATCGGCAATGGACTAGGCAGTGGAGTGGCCATCGGCAGTGGAATCGGCAGTGGAATCGGCAGTGGAATCGGCATCGGTAGTGGAATCGGCATCGGTAGTGGAATCGGCATCGGTAGTGGAATCGGTGTCGGCAGTGGGATCGCTGTCGGAAGTG GCATTGGAAGTGGTATTGCCTTGGGCGGCTCAGGGATAGCCGTTGGAGGAGGAGCAATTGCCGCTGGCCCAGCTGTCGCCGTAGCAGCCGCCCCAGCTGTTGCAGTAGCCCCCGCCCCAGCCGTTCAAACATCAGTCTCAGTGCAGCCAAATCCTGTTATTCTTCGCCAGGAAATCCCACGATACATCACGAGGACCATCACCCATAACGTACAAGTTCCAGTCCAGGTACCCGTCCAAGTACCCGTGGACCGACCAGTGCCAGTTCCGTACAGAGTCTCAGTTCCTGTACCAGTCGACAGGCCAGTTCCAGTCATTCACAAAGTGCCAGTTGAGATCACCAGACAGGTGCCAGTTTACTACGAGAGGAAGGTGCCATACCCAGTAAAGGTGCCAGTTTCTGTACCCGTTCCATACCCGGTCACGGTTGAGAAGCAAGTGCCAGTAGACCGTCCAGTCTACATTAACCGTCAAGTGCCAGTACCTTACCCAGTCCACGTCGATCGCCCAGTGAGCGTCCCTGTACCAGTTCAAGTTGACAGGCCTGTACCAGTCCCACAGCCCGTAGTTGTTGACAGACCTGTGGCAGTACCACACCCAGTCGTTGTCGACAGACCCGTAGCAGTACAAACTCAAGTTGCCGTCCCAGTTTCAACTGGTCTCTCGCTTGGCGCTGGTATCGGACAAGGCATATCTCTAGGCTCCGGCGTGGGCCTTGGCGGTGGTTACAGCTCTGGCGTGGGCCTTGGCGGTGGTTACAGCTCCGGCGTAGGCCTTGGCGGTGGTTACAGCTCCGGCGTGGGTCTTGGCGGTGGTTACAGCTCCGGCGTGGGCCTTGGCGGTGGTTACAGCTCCGGCTTGGGGCTTAGCGGTGGTTACGGCTCCGGCGTGAGCCTTCACGGTGGTTACGGCTCCGGTCTCGGATCATACGCCAGCTCATATGGCTCTTACGGCAGTCTGGGCAGCATTGGCCACTCTTACTCAAGCATCGGCCATTCCATACACTAG